AGAGGGAACAAGACAAAAGCTGAGAGTATTTTATTGAACAAACACagagcacttactacatgccagataTTATTCTGAATACTTTACGACTCCGAactaatttaatcttcattaAAATCCTGAGAGGTATGAACACTATGATGATCTCCATCTCACAGATGCATTAACTGTTCAAAGatgttaagtgactttcccaaggtcacacagctggtgagtgtcAGAGCCGGGCTTTGAATGCAGGGAATCTGGCAGTGTCCCTTCTGTCCTGTGCTATTGACGGAGAGGATCTccgcctgcactgggagcatCCCAATGACAGGGTCTAGGGTTCTCTCCCCAGTACCTGGGCTTCATCAGGCCTCAGTCAGTAGCTACCAAGCAGAAAAGGAACGGAGAACAAGCAACAGAGGGGCCTCTCCAGCCTTGGTGATGGTGAGTGGGCCTACGGGGCTCAGTTGGGCTCACCGTGTGCTGTGTGCTCTTTGCCTGCTGCAGGGGACCCGAAGGTGCCGGTGCTGTACCAGGTGGAACGGACGCGAACTGGGGTGAGCTTCTCCGTGCGCTCCGTGAAGGCTGTGCAACACGGCAGGCCCATCTTCATCTGCCAGGCCTCCTTCCAgaaggcccagcccagccctgtgcAGCACCAGTTCTCCATGCCTACCGTGCCTCCGCCGGAAGAGCTGCTTGGCCACGAGGCCCTCATTAACCAGTATTTAAGGTGAGAGACCTCAAGGTCCCAGGACAGTGTTCAAACTGCAGTCGCCACCTGTTAGCAGGCCACGGAGTCCTTTAGTTGATCTCGGCCAGCATTGTAAAAAGCTGGActatggaattccctggcagtccagtggttagggctctgtgcttctactgcagggggcacgggttcgatccctagttggagaactaagatcccacgagccatgAGGCactgccggggtgggggtggggcgcggGGAAGCTAGACTAGAAAAGAAGATACTAGAGTGTATTGCCTGTAGTAAGGGTAGGCATCCTTTTGTGAAACATTAATTTCAGTTGTGTGTGAGAGCATGTGTGCCCATGGGTGGGTGTTTGGATGATGGTGTGAAATGCAGGGCTTCTTATTCAGCCAGTTCAGGTACTGTTACAGCTTTCCTACTCTTTAAATACTGAAATACTTCTATAACTGTTGGTAAATACCTCCCCAGTCCCTGAGTGGTCCCCCTTCTCTTCCAGGGTCACCCATGACCTAGAAGCCTAGGAGTTAATGCCTGCCAGGGCTGAAGGTCCCTGCTGCAGAGCTGTGGCCCTGCTACCTTTGCCTTAGTGCATGTTAAGTATTTTGAATGTCACCTGGTAAAATAGGTTTCTTACTTGAATCACAGCTAATAAAGTTGGAAAAATGCTGGGGCAGTGGAAAGAGCTCTGGGTCCTGACACAGGACAAGTCACGTGGATTTGTTATGGCAAATCCACAGTGAGGCCAAGCCAACCGAAACatatcagagtttggagcagagaaaggtttattccaaggccatgcaaggagatgggtggctcatgctcTAAAAAACCCCAAGCTCCCtgaagggctctagagcgcaggctcaatagttgtggcacacgggcctagttgctccgcagcatgtgggatcttcccagaccagggatcaaacccatgtccgctgcactggcagatggattcttaaccactatgccaccaggaaagtccctcctgAAGGGTtttggcaaagcatttttaaaagccaggtaaAGGAGGAGGGtggcagggtatgtgatcagctcatgcacaattctctgattggctgatggtgagttAAGAGGGCAGCGTCACAAGGGTTAACATTGttagtccttaggctccaggaggcctggggctatgtgctcatggtcatcaagtagttaacatctttcTTTTGGCTGGGGGGTGTggttagcatctgtaaaacaactcaggaaatgtgcatcatatactgttatctaggtacttcagagagtaaagcagaggatatgggggaagggcctgtcccaggaaggccccatagggtcctgctcggttacaatTCCCCTCCTCAATCCTGAGGAGAACAGGTTTTGaacaataaaaggaataaagGTTCAGATAAGGAGGGTAATCGTAAACTTGACAGAGGTACCCACAGGGTCCTGCCCGGTTATAGATTGGGGCCAGGGCTCCACCTCTATTAGAGCCCACCTGCTGTATAGCTTTGCTCAACTCCCCAGCCTCTCAGAGCCCTGCTTCTTCCATCTAAAAAATGGGAATGGCTGTTTTTGCCCTGCGGACTTCACAGCTCTACCGTAAGGAGAGCCCCGCTGCCTTGTGCAGCAGTCGGGGCTGTCAGCCAGGTGTGATGGAACAGATGTGCATCTGCACCTAGGAaaagcctgggttcaaatctagaCTCTGTCCGTGCCAGCTGTGTGAGTTTGGCAAGTTGCTTTTCCACCCTGAGCCTGTGTCCTCAGTTGTAAAATGGTGCCAATCAGAATTTCTACCTTataaggctgctgtgaggattacacGAGATAACAAGGCCCTCAGTGAGTGCTCAGTAAATTGTAGTTACATCATTCTTGACAGAGAGGAATAAGCATGGAGCCTGGTATGCGGTCAGAGCtccaaaatgtttgagaaatgAAAGGAGGACATTGTTCTTAAAGGTCCCTGAATCTAGAGCGGTGTGTCCCATAAGGAAGCCGCTAACCACAGATGGCTGTATTAAGTTAATTAACGTTAAATAGAATTAATTCAGTTCTGGTCCTTCGGtcacactggccacatttcaagccCTCAACAGCTACATGTGGCTCGTGGCTACCACAGCGGACAGTGCAGCTACAGACCATACCATCATCACAGAAGGTTCCATCAGACAGGGCTCGAAAGGATAGGGATGGAAATGGAAATCCCGGGGAAGAGCCTAGGGGCACAAGGGGTGGTCCTTGCTGtggcaaaggggcttccctggaaaCGGGCTCCTCTCCCTGGAACACAGCATCCCCAGTTGCTCAGGGTTAGGTAAGTCAGTCCAAGTAGGGCAGCCTGTTTCCTGAGTGTTAGAATAGAGAAGTGGTTACGAGTGTGAACCAAGGAGCCAGACTGGCTGGGTCCGAATCCCGCGCCCCTCCACTTCCTGAGCAGGCTACCTGCACCCTCTGTGCTTGCTACACTTAGCAGATGGCAGTGAGAACAGCATGGATCTCAAAGAGGTGTTGACGGGTGAGTTCATATGTGTGAGATGCCTGGAACGGGGCCTGTCGCAGGGTACACTGCGTGACTAGATGTTGTGTTGGCTTCATATGCCTTATCTTGTCTCCTCCACAGTGTCTCCCATGAGATAGGTGACTCATTATCCaaattttgcagatgggaaaaaaGGCTGAGCAATGACTAACTTGCACCAGGCCACAGGGCTCATAAGTGGCAAAGAAAGGATGCAAATCTATCCTATCTTgcctgccagaggggaggggagcttTGGGGATAAGTCAGGCAGGAGTCCCTGTGGAGGAATGAGGGGGGTCAGAAGAGGTGGCTCAGAGGACAGGCTCCCCACCTTCCTGGGTCTCCCCGTCCCTCTCCCCTTTACTTTCAGGGACCCTAACCTCCAAGAGAAGTACCGAGTGGGGCTGAACCGAATTGCTGCCCGGGAGGTGCCCATTGAGATCAAGCTGGTAAACCTACCCACTCTGAGCCAGCTGCGGAGCATGGAGCCCAAACAGATGTTCTGGGTGCGAGCCCGGGGCTACATTGGTAAGAGGACCCCGTGGCCTGAAAGGAAACGCTCTACGGGGGGCCTAGACCTGTACCTCATTTGCCCTTTGTGGCCTTGGGCATGTTACTTCCCCACTCGGGGCCTGTTTACTTATCTGCATGATGGGGAGGTTGGCTCAGCCCTTTGCATGGGGAGAACGGGCAGGTGACGATAATCTTAATGTTGGCCCTTTCTGGGGAAGGCAAGGCACCTACCTTGCCAACATTCTTCCCCAGGTCCCCTGCTAAGCATCGGGTGCCTTTGTGCAAATTGGAAGAAGACACTTTGGGGGTCCACGGTGGGAGACCTGGGGACTGAAGACTGGATTTCAATCCTCACTCCCATCCCTGTCTCCCTTATtgcccatcacacacacacacacaccttgggcCAGGTGCCCTTGGGCAGTGAACAATCTACACACCTATGCACGGCAGCCCATTTCTTCCTACCTCCCTGCAGGTCCTGAGCTGTAAAGCCCAGGAGCCCAGGGCTGATGGGGCCGGAATCTGTTGCAGGGGAGGGCGACATGAAGATGCACTGCTGCGTGGCAGCCTATATCTCGGACTATGCCTTCCTGGGCACAGCACTGCTGCCCCACCAGTGGCAGCACAAGGTGCACTTCATGGTCTCCTTGGATCACTCCATGTGGTTCCACGCCCCTTTCCGAGCTGACCACTGGATGCTCTATGAGTGTGAGAGCCCCTGGGCCGGTGAGTGTGGGACCACGGGGGACGAGGGTGCCGAccctgggagggcagggagcctGCTTTCTTGGGTCATGCTGTCCCCACCCACTTTCTGTGGAGCACCACACCGATCACTCACTTCCTCTTCTGCTTCCCTAGGctgtggcatccttgtcttcaGAATGACAGGGTGAGGCCTGAGGATGGGACACACCTGCTCAGCTCTTAATTTCTGTAACATGCTGGGAATATGATTCCGTTTTTCTCAGAGACTCAGTTCTAAGTCCCAGAACCACTTCAGATtccctgtgtgatcttgggcaagtcccatctcctctctgagcctgttacCCCATCTAAACAAATAGGGTTGCATTAAAACAGAGGTATCCAAAGCTGGTGGCCCATCAGACCACCACTTGGGGGAGCTTTTTCAGAACATTCTGAGATTCCATCCCTAAGATTCTGACTCTGCAGGTCTTGGATGAGATCCAGGAAGCTATTTTTAAGAAgctc
The DNA window shown above is from Kogia breviceps isolate mKogBre1 chromosome 14, mKogBre1 haplotype 1, whole genome shotgun sequence and carries:
- the ACOT8 gene encoding acyl-coenzyme A thioesterase 8 isoform X1, which gives rise to MSSPQALEDEQGDGDPPRDLRSVLVTSVLNLELLDEDLFRGRHYWVPSTQRLFGGQIVGQALVAAAKSVSEDVHVHSLHCYFVRKGDPKVPVLYQVERTRTGVSFSVRSVKAVQHGRPIFICQASFQKAQPSPVQHQFSMPTVPPPEELLGHEALINQYLRDPNLQEKYRVGLNRIAAREVPIEIKLVNLPTLSQLRSMEPKQMFWVRARGYIGEGDMKMHCCVAAYISDYAFLGTALLPHQWQHKVHFMVSLDHSMWFHAPFRADHWMLYECESPWAGGSRGLVHGRLWRRDGVLAMSCAQEGVIRVKPRDSKSKL
- the ACOT8 gene encoding acyl-coenzyme A thioesterase 8 isoform X2, with the protein product MSSPQALEDEQGDGDPPRDLRSVLVTSVLNLELLDEDLFRGRHYWVPSTQRLFGGQIVGQALVAAAKSVSEDVHVHSLHCYFVRKGDPKVPVLYQVERTRTGVSFSVRSVKAVQHGRPIFICQASFQKAQPSPVQHQFSMPTVPPPEELLGHEALINQYLRDPNLQEKYRVGLNRIAAREVPIEIKLVNLPTLSQLRSMEPKQMFWVRARGYIGGSRGLVHGRLWRRDGVLAMSCAQEGVIRVKPRDSKSKL